In Lycium barbarum isolate Lr01 chromosome 9, ASM1917538v2, whole genome shotgun sequence, the DNA window ATCAAGTTCTTTAGGGAAACAAGAAAACATGGATGGATTTCTCTTGGAGGTGTCCTCCTTTCTGTTGCAGGTACATCAAAGATATCAGCTCTTTTATCCAAGATAAAAAAGTAGTCTTTGAATGAAGAGCAGTTGTTCATGCAGATACTTACTTGGAGTAAAAAAGGATTAGATAACATGTTCTTTAAAATTTAGAATCTTTTTTTCTAATTCATTATCCATCATTAGGTACTGAAGCGATGTTTGCAGATCTTGGTCACTTCACGTCCTGCTCAATGAGGGTAAGTCAGCCTGTTTGCAGCTTCAGGAAACTGTTGTGCTCTTTCTTTATTTAACCCAGCATGCACGCCTTTCGTGGCAAACCCTGAGCACTAGGACAAAAGTAATTGGGTTGGGAAGCAACAGGCTCATTGGTTTCTGGTTGCATTTTAATAGTGAATATTTAAGTCTGGAACAGTTTGAAAATGTAAAAGATCCATTTTTAGCAAACAAACAAGGTTTATACGGATTAAGATAATGAATTGTTTTAATCATAGAGGGACCTCAGATGAGATCTATGTGGAGAGAATTTGAAACCAGTTGAAGTAACTTTTGTGCCTAAGATTGGAAAATAATTTGACAATATTAATATTGTAAAGAATGGATCTTGGGTCTAACTGCTAGCTCATGAGGGAAAGATCCAAGTCATAAGGAATCTAAACACTCATCCACAACCGATGTGGGAGAATCAACACACCCCGCACGCCTAGAACTGGACATTTGGAATGTGGACAATATAAGATAGGAGCCCAACATCAGGTAAACAATGAATTGGGCTGGGCATGAATTGGGATGGGCTTGACTCTGATACCAAGTAAAGAATAGATCTTGGGTCTAACTCAACCCAAAAAGCTCGCTCATGAGGGaaggattgcccaagtccatataaggagtcTAAACACTCATCCCACACCGATGTGGGAGAATCAACAAATAACAAATCCAAAATGCAGCTAAAATGGCATATTTTGTGAAATAGGCCTCCCTAAGCTGATTATCCTTGTGACTGGGCAGATTCTATTGCCTATTGTGGTCATTTCCTTCAGTCATCTTTCAATGTAGTAGTTGATTAGTATTCTAGAACTTGGTCCATGTCAATCTGAAAGTTTTTTCCCTATGCAGATTGCCTTTTCATTTCTTGTATACCCTTGCTTAGTGGTACAGTATATGGGTCAGGCTGCTTTTCTGTCCAAGAATCTTGATGCTATTCCAAACAGCTTTTATAATTCAATACCTGGTTAGTTCTTTATTTCACTTCTGAATGAGAGCGTTATCgagattgttgatgaagttatattcaatttccCAACTACTACTCATTGCTTTCATGCAGAAAGTGTATATTGGCCTGTTTTTGCTATTGCTACCCTTGCAAGCATTGTTGGCAGCCAGTCCATCATCACAGCTACATTCTCCATAGTCAAGCAATTGAATGCACTAGGTTGCTTCCCGCGAGTCAAGATTGTCCACACCTCTAAGCATGTTAAAGGGCAAATCTATATACCAGAAATAAATTGGATCCTTATGATTCTTACCCTTTCCGTGGCTGTTGGGTTCCAGGACACACTTTTAATTGGAAATGCATATGGTAAGCCTAACAGTATATTGAAGATCTTTGATGCTCCCTATGACTGTATAATTTTTTGTTAGTTGTTTAAAAAAACATTTAATTCCAATATAAAGTAGAGTTACAGTCTCCATCATGTTTTCTCCCCAACTATTCCAATCATGCTGACAAATCCCAATTTCATTCTGTTTGCAATTTTTTCGCTGGACCTGATTGCTTTACATGATTGTGATCTTCTAATGTGCTGCTTAGCTCTAGTAATGTACTCTTCTTTGCAAACCTCGTGACGGGGATTTATAAGCCACGTGGGAAAAAGGAGTCTCTTTTGAATAGAATGATAAACTAAAACGAGAAAAGGGGAACAAGAAGGGATCTCTAATTGCTTGAGCTGGAGAAAAGAATCTACTTTATTTTCTCAAAAACAGTACAGAGAGTATTCCCTTGTGGTCATTGTGACTTCTTTTATCATGACACTGATTTACAATTCATGTTGTTGTAGATACTACGTAGAAATTAACTATTTATGTCGACAATTGAATCTTTATTTTAATATAGCCTTTTATAATTCTTGGTTGTTTTCTCATCTGAATTCTTTTCCTTTCAGGCCTAGCTTGCATGACAGGTATGTTTATCACGACGTTTCTCATCACACTGGTCATGATCTTTGTCTGGCAAAGAAACATATTTCTTGCCATTTGCTTTCTCCTGTTCTTCTGGTTCATTGAAGGTGTGTACCTGTCTTCCGCGTTCATTAAAATTCCACAGGGAGGATGGGTCTCCCTTGTGCTCGCCTTTGTCTTCCTATTTGTCATGTTTGTCTGGCATTATGGAACCCGCAAGAAGTACAATTTTGATCTGCACAACAAAGTTCCGTTAAAATGGCTCCTTGGCATGGGCCCCAGCCTTGGTATTGTGCGTGTCCCCGGGATAGGCCTCGTATACTCAGAATTGGCAACAGGGGTCCCATCTATCTTCTCTCACTTTCTCACAAATCTCCCTGCATTTCACAGTGTGCTGGTGTTTTTATGCGTCAAATCTGTTCCAGTACCCTATGTCTCACCTGAGGAACGCTTCCTCATTGGTCGCATTTGTCCAAGACCCTATCGCATGTATCGTTGCATTGTTAGGTATGGTTATAAGGACATACAGCGAGATGATGAGGACTTTGAGGACCTTCTCATCCAAAGTATAGCAGAGTTTATCCACATGGAAGCTGTGGAACCACAGTTATCCAGCTCCGAGACTCCATCACTTGATGGAAGGATGGCAGTTATAAGCAAAAAAACGATACAGTCGACTTCAACATTAATTGTCTCAGAGGATTTTGGAATGAGGGATTCCATGCAAAGCAGCAAGTCTCTGACCCTCCAGAGTTTAAGATCTAGTTACGCTGATGAGAACCCACAAATAAGGAGGCGGCGAGTTAGGTTTCAATTGCCAGAAAACCCTGGCATGGATCCAGCTGTTAAGGATGAGCTTCAAGACTTAATTCGAGCAAAGGAGGCAGGGGTTGCATATATAATGGGGCACTCCTATGTGAAAGCTAGGAGATCATCCTCTTTCTTAAAGAagtttgttgttgatattggatATTCATTTCTGCGCAAGAACTGTAGGGGTCCTTCTGTGGTGCTTAACATTCCTCAGATTAGTCTTATTGAAGTTGGCATGATATACCATGTCTAGAGGGAGGATAACCTGGCATTGGAATAGAGCGTGCCTTTTGGTTGTTGCCTGCAGAATGTTTAGGCTTAGTAGATGATTGGTAGTCATAACTTCAAATGCGATATCTGATTGAAAATGTTGGTAGTCTTATGAAATCAAACGTGATATCCAATATCAGAGTAGAGGAGCTGTTTTAGTTTTTCATGTTCTACACCTTCTATAATTGTATGCATATAGAGAATTTTCAGGCTTTTGGTATCTTAGCACGCTGGGAATACATAAACATGCACATGTCCTTTTACTACTTTTTCAGTGCATTGTACTTCGGAGTTGGGAGTACATCAAGTGACAAACCTCAAAGTCCAATTAGGATAAAGGTACTCTTTGAGTTAATGTTTACAGCTAAATAAGCAATGTGATGTTGCTGCCATTGTTTTGTGGTCCTCTTGCTGCAAAATAATTCTTCTCATTGTCCCCAAGAAAAGTAAAGAAAGTAAACACGGGCCAGACGACTTGCATTCATTTAATTCTTTTACTTTAGTATCCACATAACAAAAACATTCAGAGTGAAGTTGTAGACTATTTGTTCTTAACTTCACTTGCAGGCGATGCAGGGTTCAATCTCATCAAGGGTCTTTCCTagtctctttttttatttttgtgctATTCGCGAGCTAACCTGTGTACCAGAAACACTTTATcgatgaaagaaagaaaaaataataaagcaacaaTAGTAGTTTTGCATTTTCCAAACTAATTCTTTTTCCTAATTCTCTGATATATCTTGCTGATCCTCTCAATGTATCTATACCCATTGGAACCATAAGTATATTCTTTCTGATATTAGGGTCTATTTCAGAATCTCTTTTGACAAAttgtttttttcttccttttctttcccAAATAAAAAATGACCATTAATCTTGCCTTTCTTCCATAAAGTCTGAAGGCAACCTTTAGCAGTGCTTTTTCAGAAAGAACAAAGCTGGcatttttcattaaaaaaattCCAGATTTTGGAAACTTTATTCCCCTTAACATGAATACAAGTCATCACAGAATGATTCTGTATGATCTAAATCTGAACTATCAACCAAAGTGAACTAAGATATGTGATGATAAAAATAATCTCAGTATacaatttgttatatcccgtatttttatacgtcgagttattcgcaagagaatcgactcaagttaaagacgggatcattttcgggcacgaaacagaaaaatctttaatttccggtctctattagaaaatgaattgtttatgaattttacttagtgtataaatattaatgaaaagttgggattaatttaccatgattagattattaagtgggggttaaaatttaatttttttcactaaacaagtcattagtgcacaaagtgggccccaccaagacatgtggctAAATTTAATTGGCTCAAGCCTTTGGGTGGCCACGTGTCCAGCCCATGAGCTGCATCTAAATGGGAAAATAATGACTCACAAGTCCACCCAAaccctcatttcatcttccacaacaagctagagagagagagagaagacacAAGCCATGGCTAGCAAAAACATTGGAGCTCGAATTTCTTGATCAAAAAATTCAGATTTTCAAAGTATTCCAACCAGTTAGGAAGGCTATAATAACGTGGATtagtcatttggagcaacaaaaacaagtattagttcatttcacaactTCTAGCCAAATTaaaaagccaacttgttaaggtaagatttcgttttcttttgttataagattggagttaatgatgttgtaatggatctATTAAGTTGTATTATGTGAAGTTGGAAGTAAGAAAAATTGTTTGATTAAAGTTGGCATTAGAAATGGGCAGATTTGGAGTTGTTTTAATTGGgttgagtttgattagtgttgtcactattatggtatgatatttgtagataattgtttatgttgaagggctggacATATGGTTATTGACATGTATAGGGGCTGTTGTCAATGGTAAAAATTATACTTGATtccatgtgtttgtgattttgtggaataaaggtcgaaaattgtatttcgatgttgtatagtgttgatggactgttttgggtttCCTATTGAAACAAAATTGAAGTaattcttgtacatggatggttgttgttattaatgttatggattatgtgtaaaaggtgaaaggaaagtttaaatcatgttagaacttgttgtgaaattagagcagtttccttgcatttaatagttgatgttgttgttgttgtgggctgttttgataaggtttttggtggaaaatctcatgtgattatatggctatttgaggttgtcattgttatggttaaattgtagttaggggctgttcttgaggaattggagaactaaggatagttaagatttgtattgtgacgttataatggacggggctgttttagaacttgttgtaatgttacgatagttttcttgcatatagaggttgatgttgttgctgtgttgttgctgatgtgaatcatcaaacttagaggaaagaagcgtataaaatatcgtatgcgaagtgtgtgagatctgcttggtatattcttagatgttcgtgaGATTATCGGTCAATGTTATGTGGTAAATAAGGgctattttggggctgttttgtaataaatttcgtggctgttttgtgatgaatttcatggctgttttgtgatgaattttgtggctgttttggggctgcttgttataaatttcgtggctgttttgtggtgaCATTTGGGGGGCTGTttgttgtaattttcgtggctgctctTATTGAGTCGAAATGTAGGGATTGTAGTTATGattatgtacaatatatgtagtgtATTTGCTGGAGTATGGGCTGTTCATGATGGCTGGTCTAACATTGAAAAAGGGGCTGGATAAACATAAGAAATTAGTGTATTAATcactttgttgttgtggttgttgtactcCATGGATGTAAAGAGAAAGAGTGATAACAATGGTGTAGGTAGTGCATATGGGGCTGATTTTGTTATGTCCCCTAAGccatgttaaacaagtttggattgatatatgaaagaatgattagcaatgttagcttgtagcactagttggtttgaatgcgaacgaaacgtcgtttaaatgttagaaagggattgtgagcgtcaaaatacgtattaaattccgttgtagactaattgtagctcttgatatcttgatataggataagtaccattgggcagcaagtacaaatataatacgactaaacgcaaaaggtatgtaaagcgcaacccttctttcttttggcatgccttagttttcaataggctatatcacgagcctcgaggaaattccaaattcgaaatccgagcacgttatgatccttatatatatttcttagcattcttatgtatgttgtgatgaagtatgaaccattatgtcttcgaaagcattgatttccaaactttgtacaaaaaattgttttaaagaattccgtaactacgaaatgccatatcttttgcataaaggctcggattgctccaatatttttataggagtttgcatgatgtataatgagtatgttttccataggcaggcccgactcgggtcaatacccgtccgtgggtcccgcgactttcctttatgtaattcggacgacttttgaaagaatttggtatgattatcatttcgaatttcaagtatggtcatttacttatatttgagtctatgataatgattttatgcatatggttactcatgactctgctcgtgcgttttgttatatctttcgccggttcccgggccggttctgttgtcgtgcgcactttgatatactccggagttatgctgtgtttatggttcaccgagctactcgcaaaagagggtcgggttccacatatatttggtgttatgctgtgtatggcgttatgttgtgatgcgatatgtgacggggatacagagatttgaaacattctggtgttatgctgtgttatggcgccatcgacgggcgggcgaccatattcttctgtaccttatgcatgacatatattttgaaagtaaacattttgaaatgttggatttatacttatgttctgtactactatttcgtttatgcctcagatttgttcctGTATtctctgctttgcatactcagtacatatttcgtactgaccccctttcttcggggggctgcgtttcatgcccgcaggtacagacgcacagtttggtgattcaccagtttaggacaccttcttctgctgtttggagtgctcctcttattttggagcctacattttggtatatatacttgttcgatgcatatgtatatatttgttcaggggtacggcggggccctgtcccgccatatgtttctgttggtctgtttagaggtctgtagacgtatttgtgggtgtgtgtgcctacttctgtacgggtgtgtttggtatgatcccattcgttatggcagccttgtcggcgtgcattcgtatatgtgttttgggccgttgtgccatttgatagccttgtcggcttttgatacatttgatagccttgtcggcttttggtacatttgatagccttgtcggcttttgatacatttgacagccttgccggctttttgatatatgtatatacatatggttgtgtttgaaatatgtctaagacagtttgatataatttgaggcagtgtgtgatatttgtgcctatatacgttatctgtatgtgattcgatttggataagttcgttagggtgcccaactcgggcactagtcacggcctacggggttgggtcgtgacaacaatttGACTCCCTGCAGCTATGTGTCCCTATCAAATCATTGAAAGaatgatatatgtgatgataaaaaTAATCTCAGTATACAATTTGATTCCCTGCAGCTATGTGTCCCTATCAAATCATTGAAAGAATGATATAATATCTGTCCATCTCCAATATTACTCACAGAATGCTTCCATCTGGAATAATGGCACCCTTCAGAATTACAACTATGCCTCCAGTGATAATGTAACCATTTGCTTCATTATTGCACTCTTGGACATTTTCCTTATTCAAAATCTGCATGAAAGATTAATAAAGAATGAATGCAGTTTGatcaataaaatgaaataaacaaaGATCTAAACGCAATATTTttgtgcatttgaacatcttATCCTTAGTATCTATACATGTTCAAAGAAGAAATTAAGATGGTCTTTGAGCTTGATAGGAATTTCTCCAAAGTACCTTAACATTTTTGCCAATTCTCACATTCTTATCAATTATTGCTTTCCTTATCTGTGAGCCTTCTCCAATTCCAATAGGAATGTGCATATCCTCCTCCGACCGACCACTCTGCATATTTTCACCAAGTTAAATATCCTTCCTTTAGAAACTTAATGCTCCTTATTACCATGATAGATAAGGACCGAACATAGAAATATGAAGGATCTCTCCAAATTTTTACTTGGAAATGAACTGGATccatatacagtcaaacctctcaaTAATTGCTCCGTTTTGTCCAGATATATTTTGGATGATACATCGAAATGTTGTTacagagaacatataatataacataacatgaaaaatgTTCCAAAGAAAACTTGTTTGTTATactgaaatgttgttatagagaggtctgactgtagtCTCATTTCCTCAATATGATCATCCATGAATGCCAAATGAAATTTATTCATGTATCTTACTTGGTAGGTATCAGAACCCATTATTACTGAATCCTCAATTATTGCTCCATCTCCTACTCTTGTCCTCATGCCAACCACTGTACCTCTGATGTTGCATCTCTGCACTCGGAAAACACATAAGTACGGAAGAAAGATGTTTGTAAGACCAAATTCTTGAgaaaaattataaattttatcTAAATGTCAAGGACAATTGATCACTTTTATACATTGAAAAAGCATCCAGCTCCGATCACAGAATCTGTTATAGCAGCATCAGTTATCTGAGTTGGAGGCAGGTGTCGAGGCAAAGTATATAGGGGAGTGTCTTTGTCATACAAACTGCTATCAAAGGTGAAAATTTTGTTAGGTGATATTTAAGGTATCCACTGCATTTACTCTTGAGACATTGGTCTTCGAAGATACGGACCTATATGCTTTCTTTGTGTTCTTTGTGCTTTCCATATTTGCTTGGTAGTAAGCTTCAATGCTTCTCATGTCCTCCCAGTAGCCGCTGAATTTGTGTGCATATACCTGTTTGTTCCAAAGAACTGTTCAATTGAATATCTTTACACAACAGAAAGGAGATATTTTAtgttcaaaattttgaaaaaaatattaaagaatGGCAACTTAGAGCAACAAGTTGCTCGGATATATGGAAATACACGACTCTTACATTCATTCCTATGGAAATTGCACCTGGTACAACTTCTCTTCTGAAGTCATTGGCCATCGGGTGATATTCAGTCAGAAGCTTTATCATGGTATATTTGTTAACAACATATATATCCATGCTGGCAAATTTATCATGAGAAAGATCATTGGATTTCTCAGAATTTTGTTCCTGAAATAATGCGTTGGTTTTGTTCATGGAAAAGAAACAAATGAAGCAATTGGAAGTAAGTGGAGAAAGAAAACGAGACATACTCTATTCTCTGGATAGTCTTTGAATGCAATGACTTGATTCTCAGAATTTAGTTGGAAAGTACCTAATTCTGTATCGTCGCTCCTCGTTTTGTTTAACACTGCAACAGTTATATCAGCTTTGTTGTTGCAGTGGACCTCTAAGAGTTCCTGGAAATCCATTTTGTAAAGATGGTAACCAGGAAGGACCAGAAAATCAACAATTGGATACTCTTCTAGTACCCATAAACATCTTCTTATAGCATCAGCGGTTCCCTGAGAAtacaagaaaacaaaaagaagcatAAGGGTCCTATTGTTCCGATGGAGAGAACCTGCGAAATCTTTCAAATTCTTATTTTACTATGTTCAACTCTATGCATTCCTTTATCTATAGAATAGTTTGAAGGAATAATTACCTTCTTAGACCGCCCTAAAAAGTAGTAGCTGgcaaatgtatatgttttgtatattaagtatatatatacatgttttgtatatcggtgtatatattttgtatattttggctaacGCGCATAATTAATTTCAGCCGatgggccaaaaatgaaaaatatcCCTACAGTGAAGGGATAGAAATGGATATACTAGAGTTTCTCTTATTCGTATTGGTAGCTACTCAAGGGGCAATGTTTTAGCTAGCATTTATAAATATTTGGAAAACATACACAAAAGTAAAGGCTCGAAActgttttcttttctctttccttTACCTGAAACCATCCCTTGCCTTCAGGACTCTGATAAGCTGCAATCACATCAACTAATGCTTCGCTCCCGATGCGTGCACTTGAATAAGCTCTTGAAAGGTGGGAATTCAGAGAAGCAGAGTTGAATTGTGTGAGTGCATAAATCTTCTTTATATTACTATTGATGCAGTTGCTGACAACTGCATCAATTAGTCTGTAGTTTCCTGCAATAGGAAGTGCAGCTTCTGATCTTCTCTTTGTCAATGGATAAAGTCTTGAATTGGATCCATCTCCAAACACAATTGCTGCAACATTCTGGCAACA includes these proteins:
- the LOC132609260 gene encoding potassium transporter 4-like; its protein translation is MYQGDIERMQHNVEQSPPSSAGGAQESIITVREEEQVEQPQSERKKRKLASKFPLVDISRNLLLAYQSFGVVYGDLSTSPLYVYRSIFVGKLQDYQTPETIFGAFSLIFWTITLIPLLKYVFIVLSADDNGEGGTFALYSLLCRHAKFSLLSNQQAADEELSAYKYGFTGQSTSSCSALKRFLEKHKKSRTILLVIVLLGACMIIGDGILTPAMSVISSMTGIKAAAEHLSHGEVLVLSCLILVGLFALQHAGTHRVGFLFAPIVIVWLISIFGIGLYNIIFWNPKVVYALSPYYIIKFFRETRKHGWISLGGVLLSVAGTEAMFADLGHFTSCSMRIAFSFLVYPCLVVQYMGQAAFLSKNLDAIPNSFYNSIPESVYWPVFAIATLASIVGSQSIITATFSIVKQLNALGCFPRVKIVHTSKHVKGQIYIPEINWILMILTLSVAVGFQDTLLIGNAYGLACMTGMFITTFLITLVMIFVWQRNIFLAICFLLFFWFIEGVYLSSAFIKIPQGGWVSLVLAFVFLFVMFVWHYGTRKKYNFDLHNKVPLKWLLGMGPSLGIVRVPGIGLVYSELATGVPSIFSHFLTNLPAFHSVLVFLCVKSVPVPYVSPEERFLIGRICPRPYRMYRCIVRYGYKDIQRDDEDFEDLLIQSIAEFIHMEAVEPQLSSSETPSLDGRMAVISKKTIQSTSTLIVSEDFGMRDSMQSSKSLTLQSLRSSYADENPQIRRRRVRFQLPENPGMDPAVKDELQDLIRAKEAGVAYIMGHSYVKARRSSSFLKKFVVDIGYSFLRKNCRGPSVVLNIPQISLIEVGMIYHV
- the LOC132609262 gene encoding inactive glucose-1-phosphate adenylyltransferase small subunit 2, chloroplastic translates to MSLPTWLNLKIKSPHCGYKPTSRLIPASVPSKLNLSYTQHSECPNIPGPPADQNVAAIVFGDGSNSRLYPLTKRRSEAALPIAGNYRLIDAVVSNCINSNIKKIYALTQFNSASLNSHLSRAYSSARIGSEALVDVIAAYQSPEGKGWFQGTADAIRRCLWVLEEYPIVDFLVLPGYHLYKMDFQELLEVHCNNKADITVAVLNKTRSDDTELGTFQLNSENQVIAFKDYPENREQNSEKSNDLSHDKFASMDIYVVNKYTMIKLLTEYHPMANDFRREVVPGAISIGMNVYAHKFSGYWEDMRSIEAYYQANMESTKNTKKAYSLYDKDTPLYTLPRHLPPTQITDAAITDSVIGAGCFFNRCNIRGTVVGMRTRVGDGAIIEDSVIMGSDTYQSGRSEEDMHIPIGIGEGSQIRKAIIDKNVRIGKNVKILNKENVQECNNEANGYIITGGIVVILKGAIIPDGSIL